From a region of the Zingiber officinale cultivar Zhangliang chromosome 4B, Zo_v1.1, whole genome shotgun sequence genome:
- the LOC121975175 gene encoding WD repeat-containing protein LWD1-like, whose translation MGASGDIKVPERRPTPDLGSSEGDGEEDLQKQQRSEIYTYDAPWHIYSMNWSVRSDKRYRLAVGSLLEGYSNRMEIVQLDEASGEIRSDPALSFDHPFPPTKTMFVPDRECLRPDLLATSADFLRIWRIAEDSSRIELGSLLNGNRNSEFCGPITSFDWNDAEPRRIGTSSIDTTCTVWDIDREAVDTQLIAHDKEVYDIAWGGVGVFASVSADGSVRVFDLRDKEHSTIIYESADPPGTPLVRLGWNKQDPRYMATIIMDSAKVVVLDIRFPTFPVVELHRHQASVNAIAWAPHSSCHICTAGDDSQALIWDLSSMGGDQGNVQKSMAAAAAAAAEGGLDPILAYTAGAEIEQLQWSSSQPDWVAIAFSTKLQILRV comes from the coding sequence ATGGGTGCAAGCGGAGATATCAAGGTCCCGGAACGGCGGCCTACGCCTGATCTCGGATCCTCGGAGGGCGACGGCGAAGAGGACCTGCAGAAGCAGCAGCGCTCGGAGATCTACACCTACGATGCGCCTTGGCATATCTACTCGATGAACTGGAGCGTCCGCTCCGACAAGCGTTACCGCCTCGCCGTCGGTAGCCTGCTCGAGGGCTACAGCAACCGGATGGAAATTGTGCAGCTGGACGAGGCGTCCGGCGAGATCCGCTCCGACCCCGCGCTTTCCTTCGACCATCCTTTCCCTCCCACCAAAACCATGTTCGTCCCGGATCGCGAATGCCTCCGTCCGGACCTCCTCGCTACCTCCGCCGACTTCCTCCGCATCTGGCGCATCGCCGAGGACTCCTCCCGCATCGAGCTCGGCTCGCTCCTTAACGGCAACCGTAACTCCGAGTTTTGCGGCCCCATCACGTCCTTCGACTGGAACGACGCGGAGCCCCGCCGCATCGGAACCTCCTCCATCGACACGACATGTACTGTCTGGGACATCGACCGGGAGGCAGTGGATACCCAGCTCATCGCCCACGACAAGGAGGTGTACGACATCGCGTGGGGAGGCGTCGGCGTCTTTGCCTCCGTCTCCGCCGACGGATCCGTCCGCGTCTTCGACCTTCGCGACAAGGAGCACTCCACCATCATATACGAGTCCGCCGACCCCCCTGGCACGCCGCTTGTCCGCCTCGGGTGGAACAAGCAGGACCCTCGTTACATGGCCACCATCATAATGGATAGCGCCAAGGTCGTCGTCCTCGACATTCGCTTCCCTACCTTCCCCGTCGTCGAGCTCCACCGCCACCAGGCCAGCGTCAATGCCATCGCCTGGGCGCCCCACTCCTCCTGCCATATCTGCACAGCTGGCGATGACTCACAGGCCCTGATCTGGGACCTCTCGTCCATGGGAGGTGACCAGGGCAACGTCCAGAAGTCTATGGCGGCGGCGGCTGCCGCTGCTGCTGAGGGTGGCCTCGACCCCATACTTGCCTACACTGCCGGAGCAGAGATCGAACAGCTGCAGTGGTCTTCCTCACAGCCAGACTGGGTAGCCATTGCCTTCTCCACTAAGCTTCAGATCCTGAGAGTTTAA
- the LOC121975176 gene encoding calnexin homolog, producing the protein MGERKLTAPLILTLVASLFFQIWASDPLFYESFDESFEARWTVSEQADYQGTWKHSKSDGHEDYGLLVSQQAQKYAIVKELEEPIVLKDGTIVLQFEVRLQNGLECGGAYLKYLRPQEAGWTPKGFNNESPYTIMFGPDKCGSTNKVHFILQHKNPKTGKFVEHHLKYPPSVPVDKNSHVYTAILKPDNELKILIDGEEKKKANFLSSDDFEPALIPPKMIPDPDDKKPEDWDERAKIPDPDAVKPDDWDEEAPMEIEDEEAVKPEGWLDDEPEDVDDPEATKPEDWDDEEDGEWEAPKVDNPKCEEAPGCGEWKRPVKRNPAYKGKWSAPLIDNPNYKGIWKPQEIDNPEYYELDKPNFEPIAAIGIEIWTMQDGILFDNILIASNEKVAEQYRLETWKPKSEVEKEKQKAEEAAAEFKDGLSGFQKKIFDVLYKIADVPFLEPYKIKIIDVIEKAEKQPTITIGVLVSTVVVFITVILRLLFGGKKQPQAPVAPTASETKPARAAENDAAATTEEKEENGKADDASAPRARKSRRET; encoded by the exons GTACATGGAAACACTCGAAGAGTGATGGTCATGAAGACTATGGGCTTCTCGTCAGTCAACAAGCGCAAAAATATGCCATTGTTAAGGAACTTGAGGAGCCAATTGTCCTCAAGGATGGAACAATTGTTCTTCAGTTTGAAGTTCGGTTACAAAATGGACTTGAATGTGGAGGTGCATATCTGAAATACCTTCGTCCACAGGAAGCTGGATGGACTCCCAAGGGATTTAACAATGAGTCTCCATATACCATAATGTTTGGACCTGATAAGTGTGGGTCCACAAATAAGGTGCACTTCATTCTTCAGCACAAGAATCCTAAAACTGGGAAGTTTGTGGAGCACCATCTAAAGTATCCTCCGTCAGTACCAGTTGACAAAAACTCACATGTTTATACTGCTATCCTGAAACCTGACAATGAGCTGAAAATTTTGATTGATGGCGAAGAGAAGAAAAAAGCAAATTTCTTGTCTTCTGACGATTTTGAGCCAGCTCTTATTCCACCCAAGATGATACCTGACCCTGATGACAAGAAACCTGAGGATTGGGATGAGAGAGCTAAAATTCCAGATCCTGATGCAGTAAAGCCTGATGACTGGGATGAAGAAGCACCAATGGAGATTGAAGATGAGGAAGCTGTCAAGCCAGAAGGATGGCTGGACGATGAACCTGAGGATGTTGATGACCCTGAAGCCACAAAGCCAGAGGACTGGGATGACGAAGAGGATGGAGAATGGGAAGCACCCAAGGTTGACAACCCGAAGTGTGAAGAAGCACCTGGATGTGGAGAGTGGAAAAGACCCGTGAAGAGGAATCCAGCATACAAGGGGAAATGGTCTGCTCCTCTAATTGACAATCCAAATTACAAGGGTATTTGGAAGCCACAAGAGATAGATAATCCTGAGTACTATGAACTTGACAAGCCCAATTTTGAGCCCATTGCTGCCATTGGTATTGAGATATGGACTATGCAAGATGGTATTCTgtttgacaacattttgatagcTAGCAACGAGAAGGTTGCCGAACAATACCGGTTGGAGACGTGGAAGCCCAAGTCTGAGGTTGAGAAAGAGAAGCAGAAGGCTGAAGAAGCAGCTGCTGAGTTTAAAGATGGACTTTCAGGTTTCCAG AAGAAAATATTTGATGTCCTCTACAAGATTGCGGACGTTCCTTTCTTGGAACCATACAAGATCAAAATCATT GATGTTATTGAGAAGGCAGAGAAACAACCTACCATCACTATTGGAGTCCTGGTGTCCACAGTAGTGGTATTTATCACTGTTATACTCAGGCTTCTCTTTGGTGGCAAAAAGCAACCTCAG GCACCAGTAGCACCGACTGCTTCCGAAACCAAGCCAGCCAGAGCTGCTGAGAATGATGCTGCAGCAACCAccgaggagaaagaagagaacgGGAAAGCTGATGATGCATCTGCTCCTAGAGCTCGGAAGTCGAGAAGGGAGACATGA